The segment CCGAGCCATTCGAATATTTCTTCACAAGTTCCGCGAAATCCTCGCCGTTCTTAATCTTTCCAGAAATCTCCCAAGCAAGTTCCTTCGTCTTCTGTTCCGCCATTTCATTCGTGGTGTTGGCGTCGATAAAATTTCCAATTTCAAGGTCTATAAGCCTGAACGCTATTTGGGCCTTTTTGGCATAGAATTCGTCTTTTATCTTATTGTAATATTCCACCAGTTCGGAATGAGTCACCGGCTTTTCTATTTTTATTTCCTGCGATACGAACGACTGCACAAGAATTGCCCTTCTCTGCTGCTGATAAAAATCCCGCCAGTTAGTGCCCATACTTTTCAGCATTTTTTCGACCGTAGCGTAATCCCCGCCGCATTTCGCGATAAACTTCTGCACCTCTTCTTCGACTATTTTATCGATGACGGCCTGGTCTACATTTTCAGGCAGCGCCTCCTTGGCCTTTTCATAAAGCCTGATATCGGCTATTTTTTGTACGAGAACGCTTCCCAGCAGCGGCTTTGCTGCCGCGTTGAACTTCGGATAATCCATCTGCTGCGCAAGTTTTTTCAGATGTTCCTGCACCGGCTCTATTATTTCATCTGCCGTTATCGCGGATGAGTCTATCGACAGCACGAGTCCGCCGGACGGCTTCGGCATTGTGGGCATTTCATCAGGCGGCGTTATCGCAGCCAGCCGTTTTTCGTCAACATCGCTTTTTTTCGTTTCACCTTCGCAGCCGTAAAACCACGTCAGCATACAGCATAACACCAGCAATTTAATCATTGTCTTTGCGTTCATACAAATTTCCTGTTAATTCTGGTTAGCCCTCACTCCTGCGGTGGGGGGCGTTAGAAAATGATTATAGTTTGGATTGCGCCTTTTTGCGAAGAATTTTTCTTAAAACTGCGCAAATGGTATCCGGCTGGAAATAATTGTCTTCGAGCCGTATATGTACGGTCAGCGGGTCGGGAATCCTCACTTTCCCCGGTGCTTTGGCGAACAAGACGCCTATCTTTCCGGCAAAATCCTTCTCGAACGAGAAAATCACATCGCTGCCGTCGGTTGTAATCGCCCGTACCCCGGCCGCCGAGGCAAGGGTTCTTATCTCGGCAAGTTCCAGCAGTTTTTGTACTTCCGGACAAATCTTTCCGAACAGGTCCCCGAGTTCCTCTTCCAGTTGAGCCAAATCCTGCGATGTCCTTGCCGCCGCGATTCGCCGATAAACATTCATCCGCTGCGAATCCGATTGTATATAATTTCTCGGTATATAAATTGAAAAGCCCAAATCTATAACCGTAGCGGGTTCTTTCGCCGGCGGCTCTTTCTTCAATCTTCTCACCGCCTCGGCCAGCAGCCTGCAGAAAAGTTCGTACCCGACGGTATTTATATGCCCCGACTGTTCCGGCCCCAGTATATTTCCCGCCCCGCGGATTTCAAGGTCGCGCAGCGCAATTTTAAATCCAGCCCCGAGCTGCGAATATTCCTCTATCGCCTTGAGTCTCTTTACCGCTACTGGACTGATGCTCCTGCCCCGCGGAAGCATAAAATACGCGTAAGCCCTGTGCTTGAACCTGCCGACTCTGCCGCGAAGCTGATGAAGCTGCGCCAGCCCGAACCTGTCTGCGTCATTTATAATAATCGTATTGGCGTTCGGAATATCGATACCCGATTCGATTATCGCCGAGCAGATAAGCACATCTATTTTGCCCAGCACAAATTCAATCATCGCTTTTTCAAGCTGATGTTTGGGCATTTGTCCGTGCGCAATTGTTGTTTTTATGCCGGGCAGAAGTTTCTGAATCTCATCGGCGAATTTTTTTATCGTCTGCACCCTGTTATGAACGAGAAATATCTGCCCCTGCCGGTTAAGCTCGAAAACTATCGCTCTTTTTATAATTTCCGCGTCGAATTTTTTCACCTGTGTAACAACAGCCCGCCTGTCCAGCGGCGGAGTCGCCAGCGAACTTATATCCCGCAGCCCCAGCATCGCCATATGAAGCGTTCTCGGTATCGGTGTCGCCGTCATCGTCAGAATATCGACGTTGACCCGCATCTTTTTCAGCTTTTCCTTATGCTCGACCCCGAACCTCTGCTCTTCGTCAATTATCAACAGCCCCAAATCTTTAAATCCGACATCGCTACTGAGCAGCCTGTGCGTCCCGATAAGAATATCTACCCTTCCCTGTTTGGTACGCTTGATTATTTCCGTAGCCTGCGCCTTTGTCTTGAAACGGTTGACCGATTCCACCGATATCGGAAAATCCGCGAACCTCTGCGTAAACGTTCTTTCGTGCTGAATGCACAAAACCGTCGTCGGCACAAGAACGGCGACCTGTTTGCCCGCTTCTATCGCCTTGAACGCTGCCCGCATCGCAAGTTCTGTTTTTCCATAACCTACGTCGCCGCACAACAACCTGTCCATCGGCATTGGTTTTTGCATATCGGTTTTTATTTGTTCGACTGCGATTATCTGGTCCGGCGTCTCCTGATACAGGAACGATTCTTCGAATTCTCTCTGCCAGTTCGAATCCGCCCCGTAAGTAATGCCCTGCATACTTTGGCGTTTCGCCTGTATTTCAAGCAGTTCCGCCGCCAAATCATTTACCGCCGCGGCGACTTTATTTTTCTGCCGCTCCCATTTCTTCGTCCCGATTTTACTAAGCTTGGGCCTGACAGCGGTTGTGCCGATATATTTCTGAACAAAACCGATATTCTGAACCGGCACATGAATCTTAACTTCGTCTGCGTATTGAAGCGTCAGGAACTCGCACTTTTGCCCCGCTTTGTCTATTACCTCACCGCCCTTGAATTTTCCTATGCCGTAATTTATATGAACGACATAATCTCCTTTTTTTAGTTCCGCTGCCGAATCAATTCCGACCGCTGCGCCTATCGGCCGTGTAGTTCGCCGGATTATCGCCTGACCGAACAATTCGTGATGTGTTGCTATAATTGTTTTCAGCTCTTCAATTATAAATCCCCGATGAACAAACCCGACCGGCAAATGAATATTTTGTTTAGCCCCCACCCCTGCGGTGGGGGTTCGTTTATCTTCATTAATTATTTCTTCTATTCGCTTTACCTCGGCTCCCGTTTCGCAATAAAGACAAACATCCCAGCCGTCTTCTGCGAGCCTGGTCAACTCCTGCAGTGCTTCTCTGTGTCCGGCCCATACCGGCCCGCTTTTATGTTCGAACTGCTGCGTACTTTTTATGCGCAGCTCGATATTTTCAGGGTCGTCGCCGAACCTGCTGATTGAAACCTGCTTAAACGTGGAAATCTTTTTGTATATCTCGTTCCACGTATAAAGACCTTCCGGCCTTTCGACTCTCTGGATAAAAACATCCGCCACTTCCTGAACTTCGCTCGGCTCCTGGATAAAGATAATCGTCTCCGGGTCGATAATATTCAAAAACATCGTCTGGTTGTCTCTGTCATTATCAAGAATCGCCGATGTAATTGTAATGCTGTCGATATGTCCCGATGACCTCTGCGAATCAAGGTCGATTGTTCGTATGCTTTCGATTTCATCGCCGAAAAATTCAACTCTTATAGCTATCGGCTGATTAGACTGTGCCGAGACAGGGGTATAGATATCGATTATGCCGCCTCTTCTGACGAACTGTCCCGGCAAATCAATCTGCGCGACCGCTTCGAACCCGTTATCGACCAGCCACTGGCACGCCTTATCCATTTCGACCGTTTGGCCTTTTTGCAGTGCCAGTCCTTTTTCGATAAGTTTTTCCGGCCTCGGCACCGGCTGCATCAGCGCCTGTATCGACGTCGAAATAATTCCCTGGTTATTGTTTAGCCCCCACCCCTGTGGTGGGGGTTGTTTCAATGCCATTTTCAAAACTAATCTTGCCCTTGCCGAACTAATTTCATCGGTAGCGTCTATGAGTTCTTCGCCCGCCCGGCCCGGCAGCGTTTCAATATTCCTGCCGCTGACCTGTCCTCCGTAGTCCTCTCTTTTATTTGCTGCGACTTTATCAGGGCCGAAAGCCTCACAGGAAATAGAAGCTTTAGCAGAGGAAGACGAAGGATGGAATGCCATAAGGTCATCGACGACATCGTCGCTGTCGTCCAGATGTGGGCTTATATATAGGATTGGCTTTTTTAATTGCTGGTGAATATGTCCTGCCAATAAAGGCGCAAAGGATCCCCACGTCCCGGCAATTTTTACCGCCCTGTGGTGAGCTTGTCGAACCGCCCCTTTATCATCGGCCTTTAATTGCGAGATTACCTCTTGAACGCTCTTTAGTTGTCCTAAATCCACTATTATTAAAAATTGAAGTTTACCCGCCTATGGCGGGAATGAGAATTCGTTTTTGGTTTGGATAACGGTAATGTCATGTGTTTCGGTTTCGTGATTGGTTTGATGTTACCGAAACATAATAACAATAACGACTAACGCGACGTTACCGATACCATTACCGACACCTGGATTCTTAAATCTTCAATCTTAAATTTGTATTAATCGCCAAAGCACGTATTAACTGCCCTTGCTGCCTTTATCAACGGGCTGTCTTTCGGCACAGTTCTCGTCTTGCCCGCGACCTGTGAAAGCGGAACGCTCGAAAGCTTGTTATTTTTCAGTACAACCAATTGGTTTTTCGCGCCGCTCACTAATAATTCCATCGCCTGATAACCGAAACTTGTTGCCAGTATCCTGTCCCAAGGCGTAGGTGTGCCTCCGCGCTGGATATAACCTAAAGTTACGCTGCGGGTTTCAAGTTTTGTTAATTGTTCTATTTGCTCGGCAATTTTATTTGCTATTCCGCCCAGCCGTATCGGCTCAGGACTGTAAGCGACCGTTTTACTGACGACCATTTCTCCGCCCAGTTCTTTCGCACCTTCGGCGACAACTATAATGCTGTAGCTTTTGCCTTTGCTGTTCCGCTGCTGAACGAATCGGCAGATGCTGTTTATTTTATATGGAATTTCCGGAATAAGAATCACATCGCTTCCACTTGCCACTCCCGCGTGTAGTGCAATCCATCCTGCGTATCTGCCCATCACCTCGACTACCATAACGCGATGATGTGAGCTTGCCGTGGTTCGCAGTTTATCTATCGCTTCCGTCGCCGTTGTTACCGCCGTATCGAATCCGAAAGTTACGTCAGTACCCCAAAGGTCATTATCGATTGTTTTCGGAACGCCTATAATCGTCAGTCCCTTTTTAGCAAGTATTGCTGCGCTGGTCATCGTCCCATCGCCGCCGATGCAGATTAGTGCATCGATTTTTTTCTGCTTCAGTGTCTTTATGCATTCGCCGGACAAATCTTTATATACTATTTTTCCTGCTTTATTAGTAACCGGATACCGTGATGGATTTGTCGTATTATTGGAGCCAAGTATCGTCCCGCCCATTTCGAGAATATTGCTTACATCTTCATAGCTTAGCGGATGTATCCTTTTTTCAATAAGGCCGAGATATCCGTCTTCGATTCCCCAGACTTTCATCCCGTGTTTCGAGATTGCTGTTTTTGTTACTGCGCGTATAACTGCGTTAAGGCCCGGACAATCCCCCCCGCCCGTCATCACTGCTATAGTCTTGATTTTGTGTGTCATAATTATCCTTGGTTAGCCACGTCATTACTATGGCGAGGTCATCCATATATATTTGTCGTCATTTAAAAATCAACAAAATCAGCGCAACCTGTCCGCTATAGTCCGCCTGCCCTACATAGCACATAGTGCGACGGAGGGTTAGCCATGGCACCATAGGTGGGACGACGGCGGATCAGCGATTAAACATTCCGTATTTTCGCGCCTTAGTGCCTTAGTGGCTACTATTTCGCCGCAGCGATTGATTTTTTAGCCGCTGCCGCAGTCGCGTCCGCCGTAATGCCGAATTTCTCGTAGCATACTTTATACGGTGCCGAAACGCCGAATCCGCTCATACCGATAAATTCGCCGTTATCGCCGATATATCTTTCCCATCCCATCTTAATACCGGCCTCGACCGCCACTCTCGCCTTAACGCTCGGTGGAAGCACTGAATCTTTATATGCTTTATCCTGCGCCTCGAACAGTTCCCAGCTCGCAAGATTTACAACTTGTGCCTTGATATTTTCAGCCGCAAGTTTCTCCGCGGCCTTCATTGCGATTTCCAGTTCCGACCCGACACCGATAAGTATCACATCAGGCTTATCCTGTTTCACAACAACATAACCGCCTTTTGCGATATTCGACGCCGCCGGGTATTTAGTCCTGTCCAGCGTTTGCAAATTCTGTCTCGTTAGCAACAGTGCCACCGGCCCGCTCGTATGTTCCAGCGCGATTTTCCAGCAGTATGCAGTTTCGTTCGCGTCCGCCGGCCGCAGCACAAGCATCTTCGGTATCGCGCGCAGCACGGCGATATGTTCGATCGGCTGATGTGTCGGCCCGTCTTCGCCAAGACCGATTGTATCGTGTGTGAATACGAATATAGTTTTATAGCCGCTCATCGCCGCCATTCTCACCGCCGGCTTCATATAATCGAAGAAGCAGAAGAACGTCCCGCCATATGCGCGAAGCAAATCGCTTGTGCCGATACCGTTCATAATTGCCGCCATCGCGTGTTCGCGAACTCCGTAGCGGATATATCGTCCTGTCGGTTTATCTTTCTGGAAATCCTCAACGCCTTTGAACTTCGTATTATTCGATGGCGTCAAATCAGCAGACCCGCCAAGTATCAGCGGCATATTCGGCATTAGCGCGTCCAGTGTCTTGCCAGATGCCGTTCTTGTCGCCATTGGCTCGGCCGGGAACGTCGGCAGATTCGTAATTTCCGGATATGGATTGGTAATCAGTTTCGCAAGTTCAGGATATTTTTTGGAATAGTTTTTAAATTGTTCGTTCCATTGTTTTTCCAGTTGTGCGCCTTTTACTCTTTCCTTCTGCGTATGTTCGAGCACTTCCGCCGGTACAACGAATGTCTTTTCAGGGTCCCAGCCGAAGTTTTTCTTTATCAGTTTAATCTCATCCTCGCCCAGCGGCGCTCCGTGTGCTGTGTGCGTATCCTGAAAATTAGGACTCCCATATCCGATATGCGTCCGAAGATTGATTATGCACGGCCGGTTCTTTTCCGCCTGTGCGTTCTTCAGCGCCTTCTCGAACGACACCATATCGTTACCATCTCCTCCTACAACCTGCACGTACCAGTTATACGCCTCGAATCTCTTTGCCCTGTCTTCGCTGAACGAAAGGCTTGTATTCCCATCGATTGAAATATGGTTGTCATCGTAAATCACAATTAATTTATTCAAACCGAGATGTCCTGCCAGTGAGCAGGCTTCAGATGATACGCCTTCCTGCAGGCAGCCGTCGCCGGCGACAACGTAAATGTTGTAATCGAAAAGATTCGAGCCGTCTTTATCGAAATATGCCGCAAGGTATTTTTGCGCCAGCGCCATACCAACCGCGTTGCTGATTCCCTGACCCAGCGGGCCTGTCGTCGCTTCGACCCCTGCCGTATGACCGTACTCCGGATGGCCCGGCGTCTTGCTGCCCCACTGTCTGAAATTTTTCAAATCCTCAAGGCCCAAATCATAACCGGTCAGATACAAAAGCGAATACAGCAGCATACTTCCATGACCTGCACTCAATACGAACCTGTCCCTGCCGAGCCATTTCGGGTTGGCGGGATTATGCTTCATATATTTCGTCCATAGCGTATATGCCGCCGGCGCCATTCCCATCGGCATTCCCGGATGGCCGGACTTGGCTTTCTGCACGCCGTCCATCGATAAAAATCTGATTGTCTGAATACATTTTTCGTCAAGTTCGTTCAAACCCGGATTCTTCTGCATAACTGGTCCT is part of the Phycisphaerae bacterium genome and harbors:
- a CDS encoding peptidylprolyl isomerase, which gives rise to MNAKTMIKLLVLCCMLTWFYGCEGETKKSDVDEKRLAAITPPDEMPTMPKPSGGLVLSIDSSAITADEIIEPVQEHLKKLAQQMDYPKFNAAAKPLLGSVLVQKIADIRLYEKAKEALPENVDQAVIDKIVEEEVQKFIAKCGGDYATVEKMLKSMGTNWRDFYQQQRRAILVQSFVSQEIKIEKPVTHSELVEYYNKIKDEFYAKKAQIAFRLIDLEIGNFIDANTTNEMAEQKTKELAWEISGKIKNGEDFAELVKKYSNGSERQDGGLWPPITPGSLAPPYNAIEKAVENMSAGQISEPVVTKGHIFIIKLESRQAATCEPFEKVQEEVEARMMYEKHKKIVDDMMNKIIEQVDLSYAEGFIEYCAENAWQNLQAKK
- the mfd gene encoding transcription-repair coupling factor — protein: MDLGQLKSVQEVISQLKADDKGAVRQAHHRAVKIAGTWGSFAPLLAGHIHQQLKKPILYISPHLDDSDDVVDDLMAFHPSSSSAKASISCEAFGPDKVAANKREDYGGQVSGRNIETLPGRAGEELIDATDEISSARARLVLKMALKQPPPQGWGLNNNQGIISTSIQALMQPVPRPEKLIEKGLALQKGQTVEMDKACQWLVDNGFEAVAQIDLPGQFVRRGGIIDIYTPVSAQSNQPIAIRVEFFGDEIESIRTIDLDSQRSSGHIDSITITSAILDNDRDNQTMFLNIIDPETIIFIQEPSEVQEVADVFIQRVERPEGLYTWNEIYKKISTFKQVSISRFGDDPENIELRIKSTQQFEHKSGPVWAGHREALQELTRLAEDGWDVCLYCETGAEVKRIEEIINEDKRTPTAGVGAKQNIHLPVGFVHRGFIIEELKTIIATHHELFGQAIIRRTTRPIGAAVGIDSAAELKKGDYVVHINYGIGKFKGGEVIDKAGQKCEFLTLQYADEVKIHVPVQNIGFVQKYIGTTAVRPKLSKIGTKKWERQKNKVAAAVNDLAAELLEIQAKRQSMQGITYGADSNWQREFEESFLYQETPDQIIAVEQIKTDMQKPMPMDRLLCGDVGYGKTELAMRAAFKAIEAGKQVAVLVPTTVLCIQHERTFTQRFADFPISVESVNRFKTKAQATEIIKRTKQGRVDILIGTHRLLSSDVGFKDLGLLIIDEEQRFGVEHKEKLKKMRVNVDILTMTATPIPRTLHMAMLGLRDISSLATPPLDRRAVVTQVKKFDAEIIKRAIVFELNRQGQIFLVHNRVQTIKKFADEIQKLLPGIKTTIAHGQMPKHQLEKAMIEFVLGKIDVLICSAIIESGIDIPNANTIIINDADRFGLAQLHQLRGRVGRFKHRAYAYFMLPRGRSISPVAVKRLKAIEEYSQLGAGFKIALRDLEIRGAGNILGPEQSGHINTVGYELFCRLLAEAVRRLKKEPPAKEPATVIDLGFSIYIPRNYIQSDSQRMNVYRRIAAARTSQDLAQLEEELGDLFGKICPEVQKLLELAEIRTLASAAGVRAITTDGSDVIFSFEKDFAGKIGVLFAKAPGKVRIPDPLTVHIRLEDNYFQPDTICAVLRKILRKKAQSKL
- the tkt gene encoding transketolase, whose translation is MQKNPGLNELDEKCIQTIRFLSMDGVQKAKSGHPGMPMGMAPAAYTLWTKYMKHNPANPKWLGRDRFVLSAGHGSMLLYSLLYLTGYDLGLEDLKNFRQWGSKTPGHPEYGHTAGVEATTGPLGQGISNAVGMALAQKYLAAYFDKDGSNLFDYNIYVVAGDGCLQEGVSSEACSLAGHLGLNKLIVIYDDNHISIDGNTSLSFSEDRAKRFEAYNWYVQVVGGDGNDMVSFEKALKNAQAEKNRPCIINLRTHIGYGSPNFQDTHTAHGAPLGEDEIKLIKKNFGWDPEKTFVVPAEVLEHTQKERVKGAQLEKQWNEQFKNYSKKYPELAKLITNPYPEITNLPTFPAEPMATRTASGKTLDALMPNMPLILGGSADLTPSNNTKFKGVEDFQKDKPTGRYIRYGVREHAMAAIMNGIGTSDLLRAYGGTFFCFFDYMKPAVRMAAMSGYKTIFVFTHDTIGLGEDGPTHQPIEHIAVLRAIPKMLVLRPADANETAYCWKIALEHTSGPVALLLTRQNLQTLDRTKYPAASNIAKGGYVVVKQDKPDVILIGVGSELEIAMKAAEKLAAENIKAQVVNLASWELFEAQDKAYKDSVLPPSVKARVAVEAGIKMGWERYIGDNGEFIGMSGFGVSAPYKVCYEKFGITADATAAAAKKSIAAAK
- a CDS encoding ATP-dependent 6-phosphofructokinase, with product MTHKIKTIAVMTGGGDCPGLNAVIRAVTKTAISKHGMKVWGIEDGYLGLIEKRIHPLSYEDVSNILEMGGTILGSNNTTNPSRYPVTNKAGKIVYKDLSGECIKTLKQKKIDALICIGGDGTMTSAAILAKKGLTIIGVPKTIDNDLWGTDVTFGFDTAVTTATEAIDKLRTTASSHHRVMVVEVMGRYAGWIALHAGVASGSDVILIPEIPYKINSICRFVQQRNSKGKSYSIIVVAEGAKELGGEMVVSKTVAYSPEPIRLGGIANKIAEQIEQLTKLETRSVTLGYIQRGGTPTPWDRILATSFGYQAMELLVSGAKNQLVVLKNNKLSSVPLSQVAGKTRTVPKDSPLIKAARAVNTCFGD